From a region of the Latilactobacillus sakei genome:
- a CDS encoding biotin--[acetyl-CoA-carboxylase] ligase, whose amino-acid sequence MCMLIDQLDADLINQGLTKTKRLEIHDLVTSTNQRAKQYLLNRSAMPEVIIANQQSAGYGRLKRQFYSPQQTGIYMSLLLPNIPLNEDASLLTPLSAVAVMRAIRTICQIETQIKWVNDIYYEGRKVVGILAESIPNHGIVIGIGIDFKNDGQLKQLVEKAGVLLPNTSPITRNQLISQILLEFDCLLPVYRQKAFMAEYREASLLISKKIVVRLNEEKILTGYVQDITNNGELVIQTEKQRLQIIRAGEVERVLSW is encoded by the coding sequence ATGTGTATGCTAATAGATCAATTAGACGCTGATCTTATTAATCAAGGCTTAACCAAGACTAAAAGACTTGAAATTCACGACCTTGTGACGTCAACTAATCAGAGGGCTAAACAGTATTTATTGAATAGGTCTGCTATGCCAGAAGTAATTATTGCTAATCAACAATCAGCAGGGTATGGCCGTTTAAAGCGTCAATTTTATTCACCACAACAAACAGGAATTTATATGAGTCTTCTTTTACCTAACATACCATTGAATGAAGACGCGTCATTGCTAACCCCCTTGAGCGCAGTGGCGGTTATGCGTGCCATTCGAACAATTTGTCAGATTGAAACGCAGATTAAATGGGTTAATGATATCTATTATGAAGGACGAAAGGTGGTTGGTATTTTAGCAGAGTCAATCCCGAATCACGGTATTGTCATTGGTATTGGTATTGACTTTAAAAACGATGGTCAATTGAAGCAGTTAGTAGAAAAAGCTGGCGTCTTGTTACCTAATACAAGCCCGATTACTCGTAATCAATTGATTAGTCAAATCCTATTAGAATTTGATTGCTTATTACCAGTCTATCGTCAAAAAGCATTTATGGCAGAATATCGCGAAGCTTCCTTATTAATATCAAAGAAGATTGTTGTCCGATTGAATGAAGAGAAAATTTTGACGGGGTACGTTCAAGATATTACAAATAATGGTGAGTTAGTGATCCAAACGGAGAAACAGCG